GCTTGACAGATGGGTGACTTTCTAGAAGCGGAGGGCCACAGCTGTTTGTATGTGTAACTGTGGTAGTTACAGGCGATTAGCAAACATTTTATAGGTATATAACAGACACATGGCTCTTTGTATCACTACATAAGCCAAATCAAAGACTTTACAACAGTAAAGAACAATGATCAGGAATATTTTACGCAGAAGCGCTGCCAGAGTCAGGATACCGGTGACTAGTGCAACTTGTGCTAGTCGACTAGTGATGTCAATAAGATTAGCGACCAGTACAAGGTACTATAGTAATGGTAACGAAGGTGGCCCTGCAATGACGAATGGTGTACAGATTCCCAAGGAAGTGCTAGAGTTGCCTTTACAGCAGTACCACCAGCATTCTGAGTCATTCCTGGAAGGGCTGTTTGATAACCTGGAGGAACTGAGCGAGAATTACCCTCAACATATTCCCGAAGTGGAATACAGTCACGGTGTTATGAGCCTTACAGTAGCCGGTGTGGGCACGTATGTGATAAACAAACAGCCACCAAATAAACAGATATGGCTCTCTTCACCAAACTCCGGCCCAAACAGATTTGATCTGTATAAGGGAGAATGGATATCCCTACGTAATAACGAGACTTTGCTTTCAGTACTAGACAAAGAGCTACATGACGCACTTCCTAATGATGCTGAGTTCAAAGTGGAATCAGATCAGTGAGATATTGGTTTCACGCActtgtatatattaaaaCAATGTGAAGTAATCATCACACGTCTATTCTCCTCCAACTACAAACTATCTATTACtttatttctatattgCATGAGAAAACGAAGCcatttttaataatttatttaGGTCTAATCGATTAAATACACCTTACTTTGTACTCAggataataaatataaattctTGATTGAAGAAGGATCATGTGACTTCAATATATGCATATGCATAGTAAAGCATCCCAGGAGTGATGAAACATGTATCTACTCCGTAAGAATGAAATGGATGGCATGCAACTTTGTCATTTTGCATCGCACATCAAAAGGAAATAGTGTGGTGCACCTCTGTGCAAATGACGTACTCCTTAATATCACTCCTATCCACAAGTCTACCTACTCTAACTTGCTGTCACTTTGTAATACAGAACtaatataaatacaagGATTGTGCTCTACAGAGGAATATAAGCTACTCAGCACCCCAGAATACCAAGATATACATATTCTaaaaaacacaaatatACGCATAATGGCCAATTCTTTTATCGTTACTTTAAAGAAGTCTGTACCAGAGAGAGAGGTCAAGGAATTTATCGATTCTGTGAACGGAGTTGGTGGCCAAATAGTCCATGAGTTCTCCTTGATCAAAGGTTACACCATCAAGATGCCAGAGAAGGTCTCCCTATCAAGCTTCAAAGATAAGCACAACAACGTCATCGAGTCTGTTGAGGAAGACAAGGAGGTTAAAATTGCCAAATAAGAATTGCATGAGCAATACTATGTGCGATGCTCTTGATCTACTGCAGCTGGAACTGACACTCAAtacttttttattaaatattcGACTTTAtcttttgcttttttattgtattattGCAATTGTCTATAGCACTCTCTAATATCATAAAATTCAATTTACTACATAGCTCTTACTGGCCCCGCTATCTATGCGATGTGCTGATTCGGGCCCGATCAGATGATTAAAGCGATGAGCAATTGCTATAAAGTGgcaaaatatacaaattaACATTTATAGATCACAAACATCGCAATTACAGTACAAAAAGCATATATAGACAGAAATGAGTACCTTTTTTGGTGATGTGGGTTTGAACAGGGTTTCATTCCTTAGAGAGGACACGGAATTCATAAAACTAGCATTTACCTCATCTGAAGCCAAATTCATTGTATTTGTCAATGGCGAAGCCTTTTATGACATCAGTTCAGATGGTAAACCACAGCTGCATATAGAGACCTCTACTAGCTTAAAAGGAATCATAACGACCTTGAGCCCATTGTTAGAAACGAAGGACTTAAGAGTGGATGTCTCGGGTGTGAGTATTACATTCTTGGGTTTAGATGACCGTATTGATGGGTTCTCATACAAGGGTAAGTACAAAGGTGCCCCATACTTTGGACTTGAGTTTAAAGTAGATGATAAAACGTTGCTCACGCCAAAGGACATTGAGTTTACCACATCCTTACAAAGAATGGATCGTGAGAGCTTGTTCATGATCGATAATCACAGCGCAACTCTTTATTCTCATGCAAAAATGTACTTGGATTGGTtgaacaaatataaattttgtCCTGGTTGTGGTTCTGTTATTTACCCTGTTCATGGTGGTACCAAGCTGCAATGCAGTTCAGCTCCGGAAGTCAATTGTAATGTAAGAAATGCTAGAGTTAACAATGTATGCTTCCCAAGAAGCGATCCAGTTATTATTATAGCTATGGCAAATGAAGATTACTCGAAGATATGCCTAGCAAGATCTTTCCGTAAACATGGTAACTTTGTGATGTATTCTACCATCGCCGGCTTTATGGAACCTGGTGAATCGATCGAGAATGCATGTGCCAGAGAGATTTGGGAAGAAACCGGAGTTCATTGTGATGTGGACAATGTCAAGATAATATCTTCTCAACCATGGCCATACCCAGCCAACCTCATGATTGGTTGTCTAGGGATTGTAAAATTCAATAATAAGGATGAGATTATTGATCTTGGTAATGACCCCGAACTAATGGACGCTCAGTGGTTTGATACTAACGAGGTGAGAGCTGCAATGGATAGCTACAAGACTGGCTGGCTCGTTCCCTTTAAGGATGAGATTAACTTCCCTGGAGAAACAGCAATAGCCCACCACTTGATCAGACACGTCTGCAAACAGCATCAACGCTTGCAGAAATTATGAACTGCACGACAAGCTTTCCACATTATTTGCATGAATACGCAGCAACATTAAATCATATACGCTGtcatatttatttattgtatAGCATAGAATGAAATCATATGTACTGATTACATACTTCAAGCGAGtagaatattctatttgATAATAGTACGCATAAAATCATGCTAGTTGAGTTTGAATTGTATTGATCACATGATCACATCATATATAACGTTATGTGTATTTACTGGGAAACTGAAATTCGCAAGATGGGCACATCCTGGCCAAACGAAACAGGAACAGGAAATAACCGATGACTATGGCGACTGAAGACAATAGGAATATTACTCATTTAGCCGCCGGTGGTTTGCGTACCTGGGAAGCTTTtggaatttttttattgtttagGATTTGATAGGTAGCTGTACTTTTCATAGTGGTGATCAGTGAGTTTTTAGAACAGACAATAGCCTCAATTCTCCTGGCTTTTGAACCAAGtcaaatattcaatttcaagtaCGGATATAGCAATTCTACGATAAACTGctaataaattttgatgGAATCTTTTAAACTTCTAATTTAAAGAGCagatttatattttgtgtTTTGTCCCAAGAAGAAAGGTAGAAAGTAATTTGATATTGGATATCTGGTGTCGAAGTATACAACGGAAGAGTATCAGTAGTGACAATATCGATATACTTCAGTTTAGAACATACTGGAACATAATATGGAAGTACAAGCACAAATTAAGGGTATTAAGGAATCATATATTCGTGACCTCAACAGTGGTACATCCTGGAAAGATCTTATTGACGTTGCCAAGAACAATCCGCAAGAATATTCAAGTGATATAAACTCAGAGACTGTATCTAAGTATTTCGAACCAAATACTCGTATTATTATCGACGCACTGGataaacaaacaaattttAGAGTTTGTAAAGGCTGTGGTAAACCTATCCTATTGGAGGCTATTGTAGATCATATTGAGAATCACTGCTCGAATTCGAGAGACCAAAAGGAAGGAACAGTTGGAGATATGGATTCCTTCTCAGAATCCTTAATCAATTCACCGACAAACGGATCTATTGATGGTAGTTTACagacaaaagaaaatttaaaGAGATCTTTAGATAATGAAAGTAGTGATATCATGAGCTCTCCTGGCAAACAGGATgcaaagaagatgaagagtGAGACTCCTGGAAACTCGAATAGGAAACCAAAGAAGGTGAAACAAAGAAACCCCACCGATAAACATTTGATTGACTTTGACAAACAATGTGGTGTGAAGTTGCCAGAAGGTGGATATTGTGCGAGATCTCTTACATGTAAATCACACTCAATGGGTGATAAGAGATCTGTGGTAGGCCGTACTGAACCATTTGACACATTACTAGCCGAATATCATAGAAAACATCAAACCAAGATTGGTGCAGCTGCAGAGAAAAGGGCTAAACAACAagaaatgcaaaaaatGCAGAAGCAAACACAAAGGGATCATAAAGaccaaaagaaaacaactCAAACGAAAACtgataaaagaaagaaggcCTCCACAACAACCAATAAAACTGTTAGAGGTACTGGCTCTAATCGTGGAAAGAATTCTTCTACTCAAAATACTATGAATTATCCAGTTTTGACACcggaagaagaaactacCCAGGTATTGAATGGTGTTTCGAGATCATTTCCACTACCATTGGAATCTAGAGTGTTATCTTCCGTCAGGTACAGAACAAAGTACGTTAGAATGAGAGAAATGTTTGCATCTGCTTTTTCTGTTAAGCCTGGTTTTTCAAATCCAGGCTATGGTGCAATACATTCCAGAGTTGGTTGCATTGATATCGATAGAACTACAGATTATAAGTATAGAATACGAACTCCTCAACCCGTGAACCAACAAGGAACTCAAAATCTAACACCTCAACAAATACAGAAAATGCAGCAACAACGGATGATACAAAACCAAATGCTCCAGCAAAAGCAGGCACAGAATGCTCAACAAATGGGTTttaacaataacaacaataataatcaaaatatagGATCCCCAGGTGCGAACATGGTAAATTCGCCATCAATCAATAACCAGGACCAACTACTTCGGCAGACGAAGCAAACTAACTCGAATGATCTCAACCATATAGGAGGACAACATCCTATACCGAATGTCCAAGGGCCGAGTTCCccagaaaataatttaataaaCGGTGTTGGTGTGGGAAGCCCTGTGAATAATCCTCAATCTCCAGGAATGGGTAATCTTCAAATGGGTACTCAAATGGTAGGGAAAGATTCCTCACCATCACAATTCGGAGGAAGAGTAAATTAGACGAGCTTTATTAACTAACTgccatttttcaaattgtaatatttacGTAATTTTAATGCTTAAGTCATTATGAAGTAAAATAATTGGACTTTTTATAGTCACAACATGGGAGACATTTAAGATGCATAGTGATTAGCTATATATGTAATATCTATATCTTAATTTATGATGTACTGCTCCATTAGAAAACAAATACTTTGAGCAGTACTGCAAATATTATGGATACAACATATATGATACTTATATTGGAAGTATGCCTTAGCGCTAACTTGATGTTAGTTTCAAATTCTTGCGTCATAGCTTTTCTTGAGAATAGTTCAATAACCCTTTTAGGgccattatttttgaaaagttcCGGATTTTGATTCAAAACTTCTTTACTTTCAATCAAAGCCGATGCCCACTCATCAGCGTCAGCTGACCTCAACCAACCAGTGGTTGATTTCtcattatcttctttttgatAGCTTACAACAGTTTCAACTGGTCCACCATTGTTGACAGCTAACACTGGTTTGCCGTATTTCATAGCTTCCAATGGTACTATTCCAAAATGTTCATATGAAGGTGTATACAATAATAGTTGCATGTTTTGAATTAGAAATTccttcaaagaagaagaaattgatgtcaaaaatataacCTTTGCACCAAACaacttttcaatttcattcaCAGAATAACTATCCTCAATAAAGTCAGAATAGTGATTAACAGTATAAGAAAGATCCAATTCTTTGCAAAGGCATGTCAATTCTTGCAAATACTGTACATTTTCGTGTATCCTTGGATCATAACCACCACATACAACCAAATTTGTGTTTTCAACTGATGCTTTGGCAAACGCTTGTATTGCTAGttctatattctttttcctCTCATACCTATTGATACTCAAGTAGAAATTTGGACATTTTCCAACCAAAAGGTTTCCTATTTGCATATCCCTATCGTTAATCAGAGTCTCAGTATCGGTATCAACACATGGATAAATGACGTTTGGGTTTTTCTGTAGGTATTTGAAGGTTTTTTTATACATGGATTTTGTAAAGTTAGAGTTAACAACAACCTCATCCGAACAGTACATCGTGAATTGCTCTAGTAGATCGAATGGTATACGATATAAGCTTTTAATCCAGTTCGTTCTTATAGCTAACAATTGATCTGGAAAATGGCAATAAAACAAAACTTTATTATTTGCTAACTTAAAAAATGGGACACAAGTTGATAACTGATCAATGATAAACACATCTTTGTCTTTTGATCTTCCTGACAACACCACTTTAGCTGTCAGATACAACTGTCTCAAATTAGCAAAGACAATGAAGAATCGTTTACCCAAATCAGTCGGTAGAAAATCACCAAACACTTCAACTTTCAAAGTACCATTTTTGACCTCTTCGAAACAATGTGTCTTGTCACAATGACTTGTATATATGATAACTTCATGACCTGCTTCTTGTAAACCAAGTGCTGCATCAACCACTAGTCTTTCTGCTCCACCAATTCCTAAATCGGGATGCACAAATGCTATCTTTAACTTCTTCGCAGGCACCATCTCTATCGGTTACTTGTTTGGCTATCCTACCAGAATGCTTATGTTTTATCAACCTATTGGATTAACTTAGTCCACTTGCTATGCTTGGATTGTACATATGTACTATTAATGTTATGTTTTTGTACATGTTATTATCTTGTAAAACCTCCACTTACCCGAATTGAGTGATTCGTAGCTATTCGCGATGCCTTTTAGTGATCAGAATTTAAACATATGGAATAATTTCTATAATGGTCATAAACATATCTCTATTCATATATACAAGTTTGAATGGGTAAAGTTTATATACTGTAAAGTGCATTAAGTAAGGgctttgttcttttttaaGATAGTTGGTACTGCTTTAGCCCAGGATTGTGtctttttatcaattatcATGAAAACTCTTCCAGATTGCCTCATTCTAGCAGTTCTCCCTGCTCTATGGACCAGATCAATGGCTGTAATTGGCACGTCATATAGTATAACATTTCTCACACCTTTGAAATTTAGACCTCTTGCTAGAAGATCAGTAGTAACTAGCACTCGAAGTTTTGGGATGAAGTTAGATGCCTTGTTACTATTTTCGATGTTACCGATCGATATGTTTGAACCACTGATGTTTACAGTCTCTTGGTCATTAAGATCTTTatcaatttgtttttcttgttcagtTAATTTCTCTGGTGGAGAGATAAATGGCCTTATTAGTTCCAATCTAGTCCTACCTTCCATATCACCAGTTAAACCAACCACATCATGCCCATATTCATTTCTTAATTTCTGCACTACATTATCAAcgttcttcttttcattaataaatacaatacaaCGCTTCTCAAAGCCTGGGTCTGTACCGTCATATGCAATGGCATACAAGGTCTGAGCTAATGCTTTAATCTTAGAGCCCTTGTAGGGGCTAACTGCCGCATTAATAATCCTAAAATTAATGCCTTTTGGAAGTTTATGCAATCTAGGTGTAGTTAATGGAATAGCATTTGGAAACATCTTAGTCATAGTTCTATCAAACTCATTCGGTATAGTAGCAGAACAGAGAACTAAATGATTGACATCTGACATTGCTTTTAGGGCCTTATGAGTATCTTCAAGCCAGGATTTATCCAATAACGTATCTGCTTCATCTAAAACCACAAATTCTATCCTTTTCAATATTAAATCCGCTCTACTTATCATTCGAACTCTTTGTAAGCTCAAAAGTTTTGAAGGAGTTGTAATCAAAATGTCTGTTCTTGATTTTAAGTTCTCCAGAAGCTGTTGGTAATCGACTCCAGTAGTCCACTTATGCACATGAATGCCTAGAGTATCTGGAATACATGTCAATGTAGTATATATCTGATCAACAAGCTCTAAAGTTGGGACTAGTATAACAGATCTTATTATCGCTTTGTCTTTTATGGATTCCCATTTCTCTGGTGTTTCGATTTCCTGTCTCTTCAAATAGTCCAATAAAGGTGCACAATAAGCCATCGTTTTACCAGATCCTGTTTCAGCAGCTATTGCATGAACTTGAAGTTTGGGTTCCATTAAGTTCTTTGATAATCTTTTTATTGCGATTGTTTGAATAGGCGAAGGATGGATTTCCTCGGTAGTATTCAATGAATCCTTTTTGATGAGATTAATTACATGTTTACGAACTTCTGGAAGTAGTTTTAGTTCTTCAAATTCTGTAATCTTCTCAACTAAATTTGCGTTAGTCTCTAAAAACTTGTTTTCATTCTCTTTCAGACCACCATATAGACCATACTTGAACTGCTTCTGAGACTTAAATTTATCTGCTTTTTGCGATTTATTAGCATTTTGTTTAAATCTAGCAGATAGTTGTAACTTCGATTTACCAGCtttattcttctttgaaCTGGCTCTAGTAGTATCATTCTTTGAACCAGCCCTAACAGAACTACTCTTTGAACCAGCTCTAACACTGTTGATCGCGTACGCTCGCACACATTGGGTAGATACAAAATGCCCTAGCGGGTTAAATGTCCTAATAGCCAGTATGGAGACCATTTATATTTCACACTAGTTTGCTAGATTTCTATATCCTGTATTCTTCTGATCTTAAATTGATATCTTCTATTTAAAGCATTCCCAATTTTTGCTTTTCATAATACTCAAAAAGTCATATAAGTAACCTCAGGTAAATCAATGGGGCGatcaaatattgataaataatGTACATAAAGGAATTAATAAGTGCAAGAAGGATGCGTTATATAGTATTTAAAATCTTATTGTAGTATgcttttgaatttgttgtTCGATTCTAAGGCCTTTTTCAATGCCAAATCATAATCGAGTGTTCAAACTGTTCAAGTGAACAAAGTATCTTCATCTCTCAAGTATTCACCGATATCGGCTTGTCTGAATGCAACGATGGCGGTTGGTTGCAAGTTTTTAGACTCTAATGTACTCTTGGCACTAACACCAAACCCAAGTGGCATATCGTTCATGGAGAACACTATCAGACCAGCATGTTCTGGAATATCGTCAGTCATCTTACCAACATGTGCTTTCAACACATGGTTACCATATAGAAAAGGCATTTCACCATTTGGCTTAATCCATATCTTGTACTTGGCGTGCTTGGCCAATACTGACAGAGCAGTGATATGCAGTCTGAATTTACCAGTCTTTGTAAACTTCCCGAGACATATACCCACAGACATTAGGTTCTGTCTAGCTACACTTGTAGCTAGCTTGGCAATATATTCTGGAACGTAGTAAACTCTGTCCTTCTGCAAACGGAACACATGGGGCACCTCCTTGTTGTCCACAAGGTAGGCTATGTTTCTACCAATGTAACCCGCTAGTTTCTCAAAAACAACCTTAGTTTCTTCCTCAGTTAGCTGTCTCATCTTTCGTTAACCTATTCAATTCGACCTCTTTGTAGTAACAGTTGACCAATGTTTTTGTAACAAGTGTTTAAAAAACCTCAATataaattgtttttgaaatgttACACTTTTGCAGTAtgagcgatgagctcagctcatcgcttcAATGCTAATTATTTTGTCAAAGATGCTCTTCGCAGTGGAAAACTGCAAttctcaaaaaaattttcagcGGACGTTATTGGTGATGTTGTGTGATCTATACTGTATAAAGCCAAAGTAGACAGACATGAGTATAGTGGTGGGCTGTATCACTAGCCATATTCAGATGTTTCGAACAAGAAGTTGTCAGACATTTTGCTTAAGTTAGATACTGAGTGGCCATATGGATACAATTGTGGGCCGTCTAGCTAAAAGTAGACTTCCCAAGCGGAAGATGGCACTTGTGCTCGGATATTTGGGTACTGGGTACCAAGGTATACAATACAACCCGCCTGCCCATACTATCGACAACGAGCTATTTAAAGCGTTAGTGGCTACTAATTGTATATCACAATCCAACTCTGACGACTTTTCAAAGAGCTCATTCTCCCGAGCCACGCGGACCGATAAGGGTGTACATGCGCTCACCAACTTGGTTGCGTTAAAGATGCAAAGGTATGAGGTGCCGCAGCAAGTTAAGGCAGAATTGAACGAGATTCTACCCGATGATATACGCATATGGGATGTCGTGCCagtaaagaaaaaattcaatGCTAGGGTCATGGCGGGAACAAGACACTACCGGTATGTGATCCCAACATTTTTGCTCCAATGCGGTCCCCATAGCGATCTCTCGACCTCTCAGCTTGCCAGGTTCAAAAACATCTGGAATATGTTTCTTGGTACGCACAACTACTACAACTTCAcaccaagaagaaaagacaCAAACGCCGACTCCCCACAGAACATGAGACATATGTACTCGATCCAGGTCTCTGACCCATTCACCATAGCCGGTTCCACTCAGTGGCTGTCCATTGCCATACACGGCCAGTCGTTCCTGTTACACCAGATCAGAAAGATGGTGCACTATGCGCTATCAGAGTACCATAGGAGCTCGAGCGATACCAAAAGCATGGAACTCTTAGAAACTGTAGATCCCGATCTTACATCAGCGACTGCCTTAGACACACCCACGGAGCAATACATACCGCTAGCGCCAGCCGCAGGGTTGTACTTGCACCACCCAACGTTCGAAGGCTACAATAACCAGCCAGCTGCTCGACGGCTACAGGTTCTAGACCTCAGCGGATACCCCGCATGCGCGACTTTCGAAGATCGCATACACACAGAGATAGCCCGCAGCGAACATGTCTTCCACGAATACATGGCTGTGATACGCCAATAGGAGAGATGTATTACCGCTTTGGGAAGGAGAGAAGGCTCCTTTATTGTTCTCTTATCTAATCACACCATGCCCTCACGCAGCTAAACAAGAACGCACGCGCTGtcttctgtttctgttTGCGCGCAGAGACACTGAACATGCATCAATTGACTAATAAGCTTTTGCTGGTGCTGCACCATATTCTACCACAGTCACATTTTTTCCCACGGATAACGCCTTGTGTTCCAAGGCAGTGCTCGGAGGCGTGGTGAAACCTGATTTTCTATAAATACTACAGAAAACGACCAGACACcaatgaaatcaaaaagcTGTCCCAATCCCCATTCCCATGCCCAGAAACAGCTGCACAGAATAGCAACAGCTGCTCCACTGACGGATATTAAAGGCGGTTCCTGAAATTTCCTAATTTAGCTATACAAGATAAGATCTTGtttctttctattttttcttggcTTCCTGGGAATAAGTGGGGCACAGACACCCCCGCAAGCTCCTAATCCCAAAAAATGTTTAAGAGAACGCTCAATatgttttatatatatttctattcTTGGCCTTTCAAACCACAGAATGTCCTGTAgctctttatttttttgctttctgTCCGCAATCCCTTAGTCTGTACATACGTTTCGCATCTATGTATTAGTGTTCTTGCTACTTCACTTTCACCCATGCAATGCCAATTAGAAAGGGAGCGGGACTTTTTCCATGCTTTTATGGAGTATTTGTACGCCTCTTTGTCTGCTAATATCCCTATTGCCTGGGATCTGGAAATGTATTGGGCAATGAAGTGTAGAAGATTAGTGCGCACCATTCTGTGGATCAACGGATCAGAATTGGACACAGAAGCAATATTTCTAGACTTGGCGTAGATCATAACGCAGAGAACAAATCCTTCGAGTATTAGTGTTGGAAggtggaaaaaaaaaaactgaaaaagttttgaaaaaaatacagcAGAGGAAATTAAAGACTTGCATTATCTGCTACACATGGGGTGAGAAAGGGACAGGGAAGGCGCAATCAGGCAGGCAAGGGCCTGCAAAGAGGCTTTCcacaataaaaatagtatTGCATAAAGGTAAAGACTTATATATAGCTTCGTTCTTCGATAGTCCTGATATATAAAGGAAGCGTTCCagacaaaacaaaaagtaACTAAACATCCATTGAATTCTTATTCTAGAGGAGACCACCTTTGGAATAGGATGAAGGAGTGGCTTATTTGGGTAGTAGAGGTGTTTATATGGTGGGGACAGCTATGGTTCTGCGGTGATATTGATCGCAACTATTTTGAGAGAAGTGTGGCAGTGAAGACAAAGTACGATGGGGTTAGGCGACGTGAGTATTTTGTGCCATTGAAGCTGGCCACGAATAGTTATGACGACATGGCTGTTTTCACCGAACTAGAGTATTCTCCCAAAAGGGAGAACGCAACGTTGTTGATGCTTGTTAGAAATTGGGAATTGAGTGGAGCCCTGGCGTCCATGCGGTCGTTGGAGGATAGATTCAACAGGAAGTATAATTATGATTGGGTCTTCTTGAATGATGTGCCGTTTGATGAGGATTTCATGCTGGCAACATCTGCTATGGCTAGTGGTATGACTTACTATGGTATGGTGCCGCCCCATGAATGGTCTACTCCAACTTGGATTAATGAGGACCAGTACGCACAGTGCCTGAGAGACATGGAAGGCAGCGGTGTCATATATGGTGGTTCAAGATCATACAGAAATATGTGCAGGTTCTACTCTGGGTTTTTCTACAAGCAGgatcttttgaaaaactaTGATTACTACATGAGAGTAGAACCCAACGTTGAGTATTTCTGTGACTTCCCATATGACCCATTTAAAGTCATGCGTGCaaataaatacaaatatgGCTTCTTAATGTCATTATATGA
This is a stretch of genomic DNA from Nakaseomyces glabratus chromosome M, complete sequence. It encodes these proteins:
- the MRH4 gene encoding ATP-dependent RNA helicase (CAGL0M05753g~Ortholog(s) have ATP-dependent RNA helicase activity, mitochondrial ribosomal large subunit rRNA binding activity and role in RNA metabolic process, mitochondrial large ribosomal subunit assembly, response to cold); this encodes MVSILAIRTFNPLGHFVSTQCVRAYAINSVRAGSKSSSVRAGSKNDTTRASSKKNKAGKSKLQLSARFKQNANKSQKADKFKSQKQFKYGLYGGLKENENKFLETNANLVEKITEFEELKLLPEVRKHVINLIKKDSLNTTEEIHPSPIQTIAIKRLSKNLMEPKLQVHAIAAETGSGKTMAYCAPLLDYLKRQEIETPEKWESIKDKAIIRSVILVPTLELVDQIYTTLTCIPDTLGIHVHKWTTGVDYQQLLENLKSRTDILITTPSKLLSLQRVRMISRADLILKRIEFVVLDEADTLLDKSWLEDTHKALKAMSDVNHLVLCSATIPNEFDRTMTKMFPNAIPLTTPRLHKLPKGINFRIINAAVSPYKGSKIKALAQTLYAIAYDGTDPGFEKRCIVFINEKKNVDNVVQKLRNEYGHDVVGLTGDMEGRTRLELIRPFISPPEKLTEQEKQIDKDLNDQETVNISGSNISIGNIENSNKASNFIPKLRVLVTTDLLARGLNFKGVRNVILYDVPITAIDLVHRAGRTARMRQSGRVFMIIDKKTQSWAKAVPTILKKNKALT
- the NIP7 gene encoding ribosome biosynthesis protein NIP7 (CAGL0M05775g~Ortholog(s) have cytosol, nucleolus localization), giving the protein MRQLTEEETKVVFEKLAGYIGRNIAYLVDNKEVPHVFRLQKDRVYYVPEYIAKLATSVARQNLMSVGICLGKFTKTGKFRLHITALSVLAKHAKYKIWIKPNGEMPFLYGNHVLKAHVGKMTDDIPEHAGLIVFSMNDMPLGFGVSAKSTLESKNLQPTAIVAFRQADIGEYLRDEDTLFT
- the PUS2 gene encoding pseudouridine synthase PUS2 (CAGL0M05797g~Ortholog(s) have pseudouridine synthase activity, role in mRNA pseudouridine synthesis, tRNA pseudouridine synthesis and mitochondrion localization), translating into MDTIVGRLAKSRLPKRKMALVLGYLGTGYQGIQYNPPAHTIDNELFKALVATNCISQSNSDDFSKSSFSRATRTDKGVHALTNLVALKMQRYEVPQQVKAELNEILPDDIRIWDVVPVKKKFNARVMAGTRHYRYVIPTFLLQCGPHSDLSTSQLARFKNIWNMFLGTHNYYNFTPRRKDTNADSPQNMRHMYSIQVSDPFTIAGSTQWLSIAIHGQSFLLHQIRKMVHYALSEYHRSSSDTKSMELLETVDPDLTSATALDTPTEQYIPLAPAAGLYLHHPTFEGYNNQPAARRLQVLDLSGYPACATFEDRIHTEIARSEHVFHEYMAVIRQ
- a CDS encoding uncharacterized protein (CAGL0M05819g~Protein of unknown function); translation: MQCQLERERDFFHAFMEYLYASLSANIPIAWDLEMYWAMKCRRLVRTILWINGSELDTEAIFLDLA
- the KTR2 gene encoding mannosyltransferase KTR2 (CAGL0M05841g~Ortholog(s) have alpha-1,2-mannosyltransferase activity, mannosylphosphate transferase activity, role in cell wall mannoprotein biosynthetic process, protein N-linked glycosylation and Golgi apparatus localization) — its product is MKEWLIWVVEVFIWWGQLWFCGDIDRNYFERSVAVKTKYDGVRRREYFVPLKLATNSYDDMAVFTELEYSPKRENATLLMLVRNWELSGALASMRSLEDRFNRKYNYDWVFLNDVPFDEDFMLATSAMASGMTYYGMVPPHEWSTPTWINEDQYAQCLRDMEGSGVIYGGSRSYRNMCRFYSGFFYKQDLLKNYDYYMRVEPNVEYFCDFPYDPFKVMRANKYKYGFLMSLYEYENTIPHLWHAVEDYINEYGHKLNFENNSYSFLVDKDHFSPNTMGIIESHTDYNLCHFWSNFEVGDLSFFRSKEYEEFFDFMDQKGGFYYERWGDAPIHTIAASLLLNTSEVIHFDELGYRHEPYLSCPRSLGIQLQQRCLCDVNSDVNLDISLASCLPRWWRNGSGKTFVKPKQFTD